A single region of the Dissulfuribacter thermophilus genome encodes:
- a CDS encoding LolA family protein, translating to MRFKILWFISIIFLFCSWSFWPRLVGASSVSAQDSKLKAVLEELENKIKNVYCIKVYFYQTIYKKGIKDPVSAQGEAWFKRPNFMRWEYKEPEKQLIIANGRTVFLWEVRPNQVMVFKRERFVPGELGKVFFPSVSILEANFNMKIVEETKDMVRIKCTPKENIGALKEFEFTVTDHSRFLKDIEFEDVLGTKTKIEFKDVVINPDLDEGMFQFQVPKDAKVYYQD from the coding sequence GTGAGATTCAAAATACTTTGGTTCATATCCATAATATTTCTTTTTTGCTCCTGGAGCTTTTGGCCACGACTGGTAGGTGCATCCTCTGTATCTGCGCAAGATTCCAAGTTGAAGGCAGTTTTAGAGGAGCTTGAAAATAAGATTAAAAATGTTTATTGCATAAAGGTTTATTTTTATCAGACTATTTATAAAAAAGGTATTAAGGATCCCGTCTCAGCTCAGGGAGAAGCCTGGTTTAAAAGGCCGAATTTCATGCGCTGGGAATACAAAGAACCTGAAAAGCAGTTGATTATTGCAAATGGAAGAACAGTGTTTCTGTGGGAGGTTCGGCCAAATCAGGTTATGGTGTTTAAAAGAGAGAGATTTGTTCCTGGTGAACTTGGTAAGGTGTTTTTTCCCTCAGTTTCAATATTAGAGGCGAATTTTAACATGAAGATTGTGGAAGAGACTAAAGATATGGTAAGAATCAAGTGCACACCAAAAGAAAACATAGGTGCCTTAAAGGAATTTGAATTTACAGTTACAGACCACTCAAGATTTCTAAAAGATATAGAATTTGAAGATGTACTGGGGACAAAGACCAAAATAGAATTTAAGGATGTTGTCATAAATCCGGATCTGGATGAGGGCATGTTTCAATTCCAGGTGCCTAAAGATGCTAAGGTTTATTATCAGGATTAA
- the nadA gene encoding quinolinate synthase NadA has translation MEQKKVIEEINRLRKEKNAIILAHNYQLPEIQEIADLTGDSLELSMKAAKTDADMIVFCGVSFMAETAKIVCPDKKVILSVEGAGCPMADMIDADELRQEKEKYPGVPVVTYVNSTAAVKAESDICCTSANAVKVVQSLESDTVLMTPDKNLAKWVERHTDKKILYWPGYCPIHDRLTTKAVEEARAAHPDAVVMAHPECPPEVIEVADVVRSTSGMLAYAKESSAKEFIVATEVGLIYPLEKQNPDKRFYPASPEMVCEEMKKTRLEDVLRALKEESPLTHIPEDIRKKALKAVERMLEVPRD, from the coding sequence ATGGAACAGAAGAAAGTAATTGAAGAGATAAACAGGCTCAGAAAAGAAAAGAATGCCATTATATTGGCCCACAATTATCAACTGCCAGAGATTCAGGAGATAGCGGATCTTACAGGAGATTCCCTAGAGCTTAGTATGAAGGCAGCTAAAACCGATGCAGATATGATAGTATTTTGCGGAGTCAGCTTTATGGCTGAGACCGCAAAGATCGTTTGTCCTGATAAAAAGGTAATATTGTCGGTAGAGGGCGCAGGATGCCCTATGGCTGATATGATAGATGCAGACGAATTACGACAGGAAAAAGAGAAGTATCCAGGGGTCCCAGTAGTGACCTATGTCAATTCTACTGCTGCAGTAAAGGCAGAGAGTGACATCTGCTGTACGTCTGCCAATGCAGTAAAGGTAGTTCAGTCCCTTGAATCTGATACGGTCTTAATGACCCCTGATAAGAACCTCGCCAAATGGGTGGAAAGGCATACTGACAAGAAAATACTATATTGGCCAGGTTATTGTCCGATCCATGACAGATTGACGACAAAGGCAGTAGAAGAGGCAAGGGCAGCACATCCGGATGCTGTGGTAATGGCACATCCAGAGTGTCCTCCAGAGGTAATTGAGGTAGCTGATGTGGTGAGGAGCACAAGCGGAATGCTGGCATATGCAAAGGAGTCTTCAGCAAAAGAATTTATTGTAGCAACAGAAGTGGGCTTAATCTATCCACTGGAGAAGCAGAATCCAGATAAACGCTTTTATCCAGCATCCCCTGAGATGGTCTGTGAGGAAATGAAAAAGACCCGGCTCGAAGACGTGCTTAGGGCCTTAAAAGAGGAATCTCCCCTAACTCACATCCCTGAAGATATAAGAAAAAAGGCCCTCAAAGCTGTTGAGAGAATGTTAGAGGTCCCAAGAGACTGA